Sequence from the Methanobacterium alkalithermotolerans genome:
TTCTTTTTTTTTATTTATGGTCTACAGTACTCTGCTATTTTTCCTCTTCTAAGTTATAACTTATAAGTTATCAGAAAAAACTTATAACTTATAATTAAAATATATTTTATAAATGATTACAGGGAGGTATTTTTTAGATGGGAGAAATAATTTCAATAATAAATCAAAAGGGGGGCTGTGGTAAGACTACCACTACGGTGAATCTATCCACTGCCCTGGCCCTCTTAGATAAAAAGGTACTGGTGATTGACATGGATCCCCAGGGTAATGCCACCACCGGTTTTGGTATTCAAAAAGCGGACCTGGAAAAAACCATATACACCGTACTAAGCCGGAAAGATGCCACCTCAGAGGCTATAATCCCTACCATGGTGGAGGGACTATATATCCTGCCCAGCAATATCGCCCTTTCCGGGGCAGAAGTGGAACTGAGTAGAGAAATAGGGTATCATTCCATTTTAGAGGAAACATTAAAGGAAATTAAGGAACTTTTTGACTACATACTGATAGATGTACCTCCCTCCCTGGGCATACTAACCTTAAATGCTCTTGTGGCCTCTGATAGTGTTATTATACCCATACAGGCTGAGTATTATGCCCTGGAGGGAATGGCGGATTTAATTAAAACTATGAATCTTATTGAAGAGCGATTGCAGAGTCCATCTCCTATTAAAGGTATTTTAATGACACTTTATGATTCCCGCACCCGTTTAGGTCGAGATGTTCACCAGGAGGTTAAAAACTTCTTTGGTGAGAGGGAGTACATATTTAAAACCACCATACCCCGTAATGTACGTTTAGCTGAGGCCCCCAGTTATGGAAAACCCTGCATACTCTATGACTCCGAGAGCAGTGGTACCATTTCCTATATGAAACTGGCCCAGGAACTCCTTAAACTGGAGGAAGAATAATGTCCCGGAAAAAATCTAAAAACACCGGCCTGGGGCTGGGCCTGGAGGCTTTGATTAAATCCAAAACCAGGGAAAAAGTAGAAAATGAAGCACCATCTTCTCCAAAAAAATTAGAAAAAGAGGATAAAGAAATATCTCCTGGTCCTGATGAGTCAAATCTAAAGATGGTGGCCAGTGAAGTTAAAAAAAATCCAAGGATAACCTTATGGTCTGCCCGATCAGCTGCGGTGCTCCGTTACCTAAAAAAAACCCGGCCCGAATTTAGTATAAGTAAAGAAGCCTCTAAACTAATAGAAGACGCAGTCCAGGAGAAATATCCGGAAATATGGGAGATGTTCTCTGATATCAAATAATTTAGCTTTAGAAACTATCCAGGGAGGACTGATAGTTTCCTTCCAGTTTTATAAAGGGCTCTGCCCGATGCACCACCACTCCTATTTTTTTTAATTCTTCTAATTTTTTAAAGGGATGTTTTTTTCTAATGGAGATTATTCTACGGGCAGATAAGGTCCCTATTCCCGGTACCCGGATTAAATCCCTATAAGGTCCCTGATTAATTTCCACTGGAAAAATATCCATATTTATAGCAGCAGCATATTTAGGGTCTAAAGTAGAATCCAAAAATCCATCTTCCTGGAAAATTAATTCATCCACCTTAAATTTATAGGAATTTAACAGTGCATCGGCCTGATAAAGTCTGGAAGAACGAATGGGATTACCAGGGGGCCTTTTTTCTAGAGGAGTTTCTTCTAAGGGTTGAAAGGTACTAAAATAACTTCTTCTTACATCCATCTTATCATAAAGCCACTTCACCCTTTTTAAAATATCGGCATCACTTTCAT
This genomic interval carries:
- a CDS encoding ParA family protein yields the protein MGEIISIINQKGGCGKTTTTVNLSTALALLDKKVLVIDMDPQGNATTGFGIQKADLEKTIYTVLSRKDATSEAIIPTMVEGLYILPSNIALSGAEVELSREIGYHSILEETLKEIKELFDYILIDVPPSLGILTLNALVASDSVIIPIQAEYYALEGMADLIKTMNLIEERLQSPSPIKGILMTLYDSRTRLGRDVHQEVKNFFGEREYIFKTTIPRNVRLAEAPSYGKPCILYDSESSGTISYMKLAQELLKLEEE